AAGCTGAACAGTTACTCAAACAGCAAAAGGACGATCTCGCCGCCGCTTTGCAGGAGTTACAGCAGACGCAATTTAAACTGATTCAAAGCGATAAAATGTCCGCTTTGGGCAACCTGGTGGCGGGTGTTGCCCACGAAATTAATAATCCGGTGGGCTTTATTGCGGGAAATTTAAAGCCAGCCAGCGAGTATATGCAGGATTTATTCGGCTTGGTCGATCTGTATCAGAAATATTACCCGAACCCCGTCCCGGAAATTCAAGAGGAGATTGAAAATATCGATCTAGGGTATCTAAAGGCGGATTTTCCGGAGTTACTCAACTCGATGGAACTGGGGGTAGAACGGATTTGCAATATCAGCAATAGCTTGCGGACGTTCTCCCGTGCCGATAAGGATTATAAGGTGCCGTTTAATATCCATGAGGGGCTGGATAGTACCTTACTGATTCTGAAGCATCGCTTGAAAGCCCATGATGAGCGTCCCGCGATTGAGATTATCAAAAAATATGGTAATTTGCCGACGGTTAATTGTTTCCCCGGACAACTCAACCAGGTGTTTATGAATTTGCTGGCAAATGCGGTTGATGCTTTAGAGGAGTTGTATAACAGCGACTTACCCAGCCGACACCAGGCGGATCGCTATCAAATTGAGGTGGACACTCAAATGATAGAAGATCGGGCGATCGCAATTCGGATTGCCGATCGGGGTATTGGCATGGCGGAGGCGGTGAAGCAACGGGCGTTTGACCATTTGTTCACGACGAAGCCTGTCGGTCAAGGAACGGGCCTAGGTTTGGCGATCGCGCGGCAAATTGTGGTAGAAGTTCACGGGGGGACGATTCAGCTAGAATCAATCCGGGGTGAAGGGACTGCCTTTACTATTGCGCTACCCCTTGCGGCCGATTAATCGAGTTCGTTGCGGGGGCGACAAATCCCAAAGACTGAGGTATAGCCGTGTAAAAAGGTGTTTCCCCCAACTGGCCCAATTTCCCCGTTGCAGAAGAAGCCGCTAATCGGGGTATTGTGAAAATATTGCTGGAAGAGGTGGGAATCGAAGTTGGGACAGCCATAAAGCCCTTCACCGCGTCCCAAACAGGCAAATATTAAGGCCCCGGCGGCGGTGGGTTGGTCGGTGGTTTGGTGATAGCGGCGCAATAGGGTGTCGAGGTCTTCGGCGGAGGCTTGGGAGTCGCGCAGGTGGAACTGGATGCGCTGACCCGGACGCACGCGATCGCCAATGGCGATCGCCCCAGCCCTCGGATCGACGCCGAGGAGGTTGCGAATCAGAAAGTCGCCGTGTTCGAGTTGCGTTTTAAATTCGTTGCGGGCCACGCCAATAAACAGGGAATGTTGCGCTAGTTGGCGGTCTTCTTCGCTGAGGGTTTCTAGCAAGTCGCGCAGAATGGCTAAGGGCGGACGAGACTTGGTGCTGGCGCTAAAGTCAGGATCGTCAGATTCTTCTAAACTTAGGAGGATATTGCGATCGCCTTCAGCAACGCGGTAGGTTTGCCCAATGGGACGGCATCCTTGGGCGACAATGGTTTCTAAGACGATATTGCCACTCAGGGCGACGCCAACGGTCCCTTCCCCATACAGCCGATAGTTGCAAAATAGACCGCTACCCCGACTCATGCGTCCGCCGCTAGCCAACCCGCCAATTTTGACCGATCC
This Desertifilum tharense IPPAS B-1220 DNA region includes the following protein-coding sequences:
- a CDS encoding FIST N-terminal domain-containing protein; translated protein: MSNPMKWANALSTRPSLEAAVKEVIASVKQQLDGDADLAIIFISAAFTSEYSRLMPLLEEQLSVPVLIGCGGGGVVGMNADLEAQEIENVPALSLTLAQLPDVNVTAFHIPLENLPDLDSPPDAWVDLIGIAPSEQPHFILLCDPFSASTNDLLQGLDFAYPGSVKIGGLASGGRMSRGSGLFCNYRLYGEGTVGVALSGNIVLETIVAQGCRPIGQTYRVAEGDRNILLSLEESDDPDFSASTKSRPPLAILRDLLETLSEEDRQLAQHSLFIGVARNEFKTQLEHGDFLIRNLLGVDPRAGAIAIGDRVRPGQRIQFHLRDSQASAEDLDTLLRRYHQTTDQPTAAGALIFACLGRGEGLYGCPNFDSHLFQQYFHNTPISGFFCNGEIGPVGGNTFLHGYTSVFGICRPRNELD